A window from Megalobrama amblycephala isolate DHTTF-2021 linkage group LG21, ASM1881202v1, whole genome shotgun sequence encodes these proteins:
- the LOC125257109 gene encoding proline-rich transmembrane protein 4, whose protein sequence is MAWLFTLIFGLPLLQKSVTSLGSISTQPLNHNLNIQAIDGFPKTLIEERVDNRLSKDLLLPLWHNFSINEASGEGSGLQQSLEVMMPSSGPLEMDMFIPEKKDIEVEELGAHHTPPIPQKLTQNIDDEDIILANNNSASDEATSTMVVQLTTSTHTHINSNERMNKDQPLLTTIKPITEKNSTENSPVMYLETFNTNVEANNKENMKTSQDTKFIAFTQILSSITKPETSGHNGTLMTQSGSIQGNLMVGEESYVPSPPPAATPPLKTGMESLEDTTFDLSVGSSPTTPSSTTSVLQAKSRDYSKNKDDERPKLFGSLFGPLTESDPPNVKRTCILGPCMVSTGGNVTRLQWDDLKRTLSFAWELHVFGSAVLFLLVVVAATFGVIGGASMLHPFCQAFTLANILLLLTGLLRFVQLIIDPYGTRNILPRPALTALYNLPVPLLLWAQATLTLLALREETSPHRLSVTGGLAALHCISLLLADLLSKTLLPALPLMLQTFTVCWGLLLCLGIFFQCLKQLCSSHRSSLPRWSGPKRLENSIRRVLLLCALLGVLSCALQIYSFLWLYGLLGDWRRFGWGWWIGQLSGTTA, encoded by the exons ATGGCTTGGCTCTTCACTCTGATTTTTGGACTGCCTCTTCTTCAGAAATCTGTCACTTCCCTTGGTTCTATCTCAACACAACCCTTAAACCACAACCTGAACATTCAGGCAATTGATGGCTTTCCGAAAACTTTGATTGAGGAAAGAGTTGACAATAGGTTGTCCAAAGACTTGCTTTTACCTCTTTGGCACAACTTTAGCATAAATGAGGCCTCTGGGGAAGGAAGTGGACTTCAACAGAGCCTTGAGGTTATGATGCCCTCTAGTGGTCCACTGGAGATGGACATGTTCATTCCAGAGAAAAAAGATATTGAGGTGGAAGAGTTAGGTGCTCACCATACCCCTCCAATTCCACAAAAACTTACCCAGAATATCGATGATGAAGATATCATTTTAGCTAACAATAACAGTGCCTCTGATGAAGCCACATCCACAATGGTTGTTCAGTTGACTACATCCACCCATACCCACATAAATAGCAATGAGAGAATGAACAAAGACCAACCTTTGTTGACAACCATCAAACCAATAACAGAGAAAAACTCTACTGAAAATTCTCCAGTCATGTATTTAGAGACATTTAATACAAATGTAGAGGCGAACAACAAAGAAAACATGAAGACTTCTCAAGATACAAAGTTCATTGCATTCACGCAGATTTTAAGCTCCATCACAAAGCCTGAAACATCAGGGCACAATGGCACACTTATGACGCAGTCTGGCTCCATCCAAGGGAATCTCATGGTGGGAGAGGAAAGTTATGTCCCCAGTCCTCCACCTGCAGCCACACCTCCATTAAAGACTG GTATGGAGAGTCTTGAAGATACTACATTTGATTTATCTGTGGGGTCATCGCCTACTACACCATCATCAACTACATCTGTTTTGCAGGCAAAAAGCAGAGATTACTCAAAAAACAAAG ATGACGAAAGGCCAAAATTGTTTGGAAGTTTGTTTGGACCACTAACAGAGAGTGACCCACCTAATGTCAAACGTACATGCATACTAGGCCCATGCATGGTCTCCACCGGTGGCAATGTGACCCGACTACAGTGGGACGATTTGAAACGGACACTAAGCTTTGCTTGGGAGCTCCATGTGTTTGGCTCAGCTGTACTGTTTCTGCTGGTGGTGGTTGCTGCAACTTTTGGAGTGATCGGTGGGGCTAGTATGCTCCATCCCTTTTGTCAGGCATTCACTCTTGCTAACATCCTGCTTCTGCTAACAGGTCTGCTTCGATTTGTACAGCTCATAATTGACCCGTATGGTACCAGAAATATTCTGCCTCGCCCTGCCCTCACTGCTTTGTATAACTTACCAGTTCCCTTATTGCTCTGGGCCCAAGCCACCTTGACACTTCTTGCTCTGAGGGAAGAAACATCTCCTCATCGGCTCTCAGTGACTGGAGGACTGGCAGCACTGCACTGTATCTCCCTCCTGTTGGCTGACCTGCTATCCAAAACCTTGTTGCCAGCACTGCCATTAATGTTACAGACATTTACTGTTTGCTGGGGGTTACTGCTTTGTTTAGGAATCTTTTTCCAGTGTCTAAAGCAACTCTGCTCCTCCCACAGGTCCTCTCTGCCAAGGTGGAGTGGCCCCAAACGCTTAGAAAACAGTATCAGGCGTGTGCTGTTGCTGTGTGCCCTCCTTGGGGTGTTGTCCTGCGCTCTGCAAATCTATAGTTTCCTCTGGCTGTATGGGTTACTTGGTGACTGGCGCAGATTTGGGTGGGGCTGGTGGATCGGGCAACTCTCAGGCACGACTGCTTGA